The following are encoded together in the Equus quagga isolate Etosha38 chromosome 1, UCLA_HA_Equagga_1.0, whole genome shotgun sequence genome:
- the LOC124229010 gene encoding olfactory receptor 6C74-like, translated as MENRTTVTVFILVGLTEDPKLKIVLFIFLLLTYLLSISGNLIIITLTLLDSHLKTPMYFFLRNFSFLEISYTTVCIPKLLVSMATGDKTISYNCCAAQLFFAFLLGASEFYLLAVMSYDRYVAICKPLRYTTIMSSKICIQLVLSSWMAGFFIIFPGLILGLSLDFCDSNIIDHFYCDIAPLLKISCTDTRSLETMSFILALVTLLVTLVLVILSYTYIALTILKIPSSNQRKKAFSTCSSHMIVISVSYGSCIFMYIKPSVKQRISLMKGVAILNTSVAPLLNPFIYTLRNQQVKQAFKNLVQKGLSLSK; from the coding sequence ATGGAAAACCGTACAACAGTGACAGTGTTTATCTTAGTAGGATTGACAGAGGACCCAAAATTGAAGATCGTGctatttattttcctgcttctcaCCTACTTGCTAAGCATCTCAGGCAACTTGATTATCATTACCCTCACTTTGCTGGATTCTCATCTGAAGACccctatgtatttctttcttcgaaatttttccttcttagaaATTTCTTATACAACAGTTTGTATCCCCAAATTGCTTGTGAGCATGGCAACTGGTGACAAAACCATTTCCTATAACTGTTGTGCAGCTCAGTTATTTTTTGCCTTCCTTCTTGGTGCATCTGAATTTTACCTCCTGGCCGTCATGTCTTATGATCGTTATGTTGCCATCTGCAAGCCCCTGCGTTATACAACCATCATGAGCAGCAAAATCTGTATCCAGCTGGTCCTTAGCTCTTGGATGGCTGgtttcttcatcatttttccaGGACTCATCTTAGGCTTAAGCCTGGATTTCTGTGACTCCAAtatcattgatcatttctactgtgACATTGCTCCTCTCTTGAAAATCTCCTGCACAGACACACGTTCGCTGGAAACGATGAGCTTCATCTTAGCTTTGGTGACTCTCTTGGTCACTCTGGTATTAGTGATTCTATCATACACATATATTGCgctcacaattttaaaaattccttcttcCAACCAGAGAAAAAAGGCTTTTTCCACTTGTTCTTCTCACATGATTGTCATCTCTGTCTCATATGGTAGCTGTATCTTTATGTACATTAAACCCTCGGTCAAACAGAGGATATCCTTGATGAAAGGAGTTGCAATTCTCAACACCTCCGTTGCCCCACTTTTGAACCCCTTTATTTATACTCTAAGGAACCAGCAGGTGAAGCAAGCATTTAAGAACTTGGTACAAAAAGGCCTGTCTTTATCCAAGTAG
- the LOC124252203 gene encoding LOW QUALITY PROTEIN: olfactory receptor 12-like (The sequence of the model RefSeq protein was modified relative to this genomic sequence to represent the inferred CDS: inserted 1 base in 1 codon), whose amino-acid sequence MKRRPIRNYSEVTEFILLGFRTPPKIQILLFLVFLLLHVVTVVRNISMTTVITMDSRLQIPIYFFLRNLHLYLCYSTVIAPKSLDNFLANEKNISYNGCATQFFFFALFVITEGFPLAVMAFDRFSAICSPLLYPVHVSQKVCVLLVTGSYICGCIDSMIQTRFTFSLRFCGENRLDHFFCDVPALIKISCADTFVNEIVLFILSALIIITTTNVILASYASILSTVLKIPSTHGRSQTFSTCGSHIAVVSLFYGXVFFMYAQPGAISSPEQSKIVAVLYTLVIPMLNPLIYSLRNRDVKDAVKRILHRK is encoded by the exons ATGAAGAGAAGGCCTATTAGGAACTACTCAGAGGTCACTGAATTTATTCTGCTGGGGTTCAGGACCCCTCCAAAGATACAGATCCTCTTATTTCTAGTGTTCTTGCTACTCCACGTGGTCACTGTGGTGCGAAATATCAGCATGACAACTGTCATTACAATGGACTCCAGACTTCAAATCCCtatctatttcttccttagaaatttgcatttatatCTCTGCTACTCCACAGTCATTGCTCCCAAAAGTTTAGACAACTTCTTGGCTaatgaaaagaacatttcttACAATGGCTGTGCTactcaatttttcttctttgccctgTTTGTCATAACTGAAGGCTTTCCACTGGCTGTCATGGCATTTGATCGATTTTCGGCCATTTGCTCCCCTCTCCTTTATCCTGTGCACGTGTCCCAGAAAGTCTGTGTTCTTTTGGTAACTGGATCCTATATCTGTGGATGCATTGACTCCATGATACAAACAAGGTTCACCTTCAGTTTGCGTTTCTGTGGAGAAAATAGATTGGACCACTTTTTCTGTGATGTCCCAGCCCTGATCAAGATCTCATGTGCTGACACCTTTGTGAATGAGATCGTACTGTTTATTCTCTCTGctctcatcatcatcaccaccacaaaTGTCATTCTTGCTTCTTATGCTTCTATCCTCTCCACTGTCCTGAAGATCCCTTCCACCCATGGCAGGAGTCAGAccttctccacctgtggctcCCATATAGCTGTGGTGAGTTTATTCTACG CTGTGTTCTTCATGTATGCCCAGCCTGGGGCCATCTCCTCACCAGAGCAAAGCAAGATTGTAGCTGTGCTCTACACACTTGTAATACCAATGCTAAATCCTCTAATATATAGTCTGAGAAACAGAGATGTGAAAGATGCTGTGAAAAGAATATTACACAGGAAATGA
- the LOC124234948 gene encoding olfactory receptor 2AP1-like: protein MMGNQTSVKEFILLGLTNDTELRAVLFLFLLLTYVFSVMGNLTIIILTLLDYHLQTPMYFFLRNFSILEISFTSVFVPKMLVNIGTGDKTISFAGCFTQYFFAILLGATEFYLLAAMSYDRYVAICKPLHYTIIMSRRLCIQLVLCSWFSGFLVVIVPHTMTLQLPFCSSDIINHYCCDYTILLKLSCSDTHFIEVIAFVASAVPLIFTLMLVILSYTYVIKTILRIPSVQQRKKGFSTCFSHMIVVSLSYGSCIFMFVNPSVKDAATFNKEVAVLNTSVAPLLNTLRNKQVKIAFKDMVRKIIFSRK, encoded by the coding sequence ATGATGGGAAACCAAACCTCAGTGAAAGAGTTCATTCTTCTTGGTTTGACAAATGACACCGAGCTTCGAGCTGtgcttttcctgtttctgctgCTCACTTATGTCTTCAGTGTCATGGGGAACTTGACCATCATCATTCTGACCCTGCTGGATTATCACCTCCAGACTCCTATGTATTTCTTCCTCCGGAATTTTTCCATTCTGGAAATATCTTTTACCTCTGTCTTTGTTCCCAAAATGCTGGTCAACATAGGGACTGGAGACAAGACTATCTCTTTTGCTGGTTGTTTCACTCAGTACTTTTTTGCCATCCTTCTGGGAGCAACTGAATTTTACCTTTTAGCTGCCATGTCCTATGATCGCTATGTTGCCATTTGCAAACCCCTACATTACACAATTATAATGAGCAGAAGACTCTGCATTCAACTTGTCCTGTGTTCttggttttctggttttttaGTTGTCATTGTGCCACATACAATGACTCTGCAGCTGCCTTTCTGTTCATCCGACATCATCAACCATTATTGCTGTGACTATACTATCTTACTAAAATTATCTTGTTCAGACACACATTTCATAGAAGTGATTGCCTTTGTCGCCTCTGCGGTTCCCCTCATCTTCACGTTGATGCTGGTAATTCTTTCCTACACGTACGTCATCAAGACGATTCTGAGAATCCCCTCtgttcaacaaagaaaaaaaggcttttctACATGTTTCTCTCACATGATCGTGGTCTCACTTTCTTACGGAAGCTGTATCTTTATGTTTGTAAATCCCTCTGTTAAGGATGCAGCAACTTTTAATAAGGAAGTGGCTGTTTTAAATACTTCAGTTGCCCCTCTGTTGAACACCCTAAGGAACAAGCAAGTCAAAATAGCCTTCAAAGATATGGTCAGGAagataattttttcaagaaagtgA